GAGTTTGCAGGTTGGCGGGGTCGGAGCCGACATCAGGCTCGGTGAGCCCGAAACAACCGATCGCATCACCGGCGGCCATCTGGGGGAGCCACTCCTGTTTCTGCTCCTCCGAGCCCCAGCGCCAGATAGCGAACATCGCGAGTGACCCCTGCACCGACACCAGTGAGCGCAGACCGGAGTCGGTAGCTTCGAGCTCAAGGCAGGCGAGGCCATACTCCGTCGCGGACATGCCGGCACATCCGTATCCTTCAAGGTGCATACCGAGAACGCCGAGGGATCCAAGTTCCTTCGTGAGCTCGCGGATGTTCGGGATCTCGCCTTTCTCGAACCACTCCGCGATGTAAGGCTCGGCGGACACGTCGAGCATCTGACGAACGGCCGTTCGGACTGCCTTCTCGTCCTCGGTCAGCAGGGCGTCCAAGCCTGCCGGGTCGGTGGGGTCGGGCGCGGGCAGCGTCATGGGGTCGATGTGACTCACTGTTGTTCCTTCTCCTGTAACCAGCGACGGACCTCGTCGTTGTGTTGGCCTAAGCGGGGCGGGGCGGTGTAGGTGGTAATCGGCGTCTCCGAGTACGTCACCGGGTTCCGGACTTGAGCCGGTTGTCCTGCGCTGACTTCCACCAACGGTTCCAGCCCAAGCCTGGTCGCCAAGGCGATCCCATCCGCTATGCTCCCGACCCTGCCCGCCGGAACCCCGGCGGCAGACAACCGTTGAACCCAAGAGTCTGCTGTGCCGTGAACCAACAGGACACCGAGCACCTCGATGAGGGCGGCGCGATTCTCCACCCGGGCTGCATTAGTCCCGAAACGTTCATCGTCTGCAATCGACTCATCGCCGAGCGTAGCCGCGAGCTTGCGAAACTGACCGTTGTTCCCGCACGCGACGGCCAGCTGCCCGTCAGAGCTTGGCAGCAGTTCGTAGGGAGCGATGGAAGGATGTGCGTTCCCGAGGCGCCCAGGAGACTCGCCGGTGGCCAAGTAAGACGAGGCCTGGTTGACGAGAGCCGCGAGCAGGCTGGACAGCAGATTCACCTCGACGCGCTGACCTCGTCCGGTCTCACCGCGCACGTGAAGTGCCGCGAGAATGCCGATGGTCGCGTCCTTTGCGGTGAGAACATCGACCAGCGCAACCCCGGCCTTCATTGGCTGCCCGCCGTTCTCGTCGGCGTCACCAGTGATGGACATCAGGCCGCCCACGGCTTGGACCAGGAAATCGTAACCCGGTAGATGGGCTCCCTTGTCGCGGCCGAACCCCGAGACTGAGCAGTACACCAGCCCATGATTTGTCTTTCGAACTTGCTCGTAACCGAGACCGCGCTTATCGAGGGCGCCGGGGCGGAAGTTTTCGATGAGTACGTCGGCTCGCCGGGCGAGTTCGTGAGCCACGGCTAGATCGTCGGGATCCTCGAGGTCCAAGACGACAGACTCCTTGCCACGGTTGGCGCTTTCGAAATAGGCCGCGCTGTTGGAAGTCCACGGAGGACCCCACGCACGAGTGTCGTCACCGGCGTGAGGGCGCTCAACCTTGACCACGCGAGCGCCCAGGTCAGCCAAAGATGCCGAAGCGAGCGGTCCGGCAAGGACCCGGCTGAAATCGGCGACGAGTACGCCTGTCAACGGCAGAGTCATGACGGGTCCACCCTTCCAGTGGTGCGACTTGGCGTCCGCGGGTACGGATTCCGCCGAGATGCTGAGGTTCGTAAACCTGTGGGCAAGGCGCCCTGTTGATCGAGAGGCTCTAGCGCAGCTTGTGGCCTACGTTGGTCTCTTGAGCAAGCTTCGCGCACCTCAGCGTTGTTCTGAAGTACCAGTTTTGACGACCATCAATACCCTCACGGTATTGAACAAGCTTCGCGCCACGCCACCGTCATGGTGACGAGCCGCGCGCGGACCAAAGAACGCGGACGCGGCATGCGTAAGGGACGCAGATGCGCGCTGAGAAACCAGGGATGCACGGATGCGTCTCGAAAGAGATCACCGCGCGGCAAGAAGAACTTGCGTGCCGGGGCGATGTCGCTAGCCCGGGAATGGCTCAGACTGAGTGATTTCCATACAGCTCGGAAATCACTCAGCCCGCGTTCCAGTCAACCAGGGCAGTCGCCTCAACGACTGAGTTGGAAGATGACCGTCTTTGTTTCGGTGAACGTGTTGATGAGCGGATAGCGCCCCTGTGAACGTCCGATCCCACTGCTCTTGCCGGAACCGCCGCCGAACGGGAGGTGCGGTTCCGTCCATGTGCTGCCCAGGTTGATGTTCACGTTGCCGGTGGGGGCGGCCTCGGCAAACCGGAGTCCGCGCTCGAGATCGCGCGTGAACACCGCAGCCGCCAGACCGTACTCTGACCTGGCCATGGCCGCCAGGGCCTCTCCCTCGTCAGCGATTGTCTGCACGGGAATGACTGGGCCGAACGTTTCTTCCCTGGCGATCTCCATCAGCGAGGTGACACCCGAAAGCACGGTGGGTTCAAAATACAGGCTTGTGGCGAGGCCCGCGCGGGCGCGGCCACCGGTGCGCACGGAGGCTCCGTTGTTCACTGCCCCAGTGATGTGCTGCTGGACCTTGTCCCACACGCCTTGGTTGTTGAGCGGACCCATTCGGGTCACCGCGTCGCGGGGATCGCCGAGAATGATGTGTTCCTCGACCGCGGCGGTGAGTCGCTCGACGAGTTCGTCATGGATCCCGCGCTGGGTGAGTACCCACTCAGCGCCCGTGCATGCCTGGCCCGCCACCAGGAAGGATGACGACAGCAGCTCCGGAATCACCAGATCCAGATCTGCGTCATCCAGCACCACGGTCGGTCCATTCCCGCCGAGCTCGAGCAATTGCGACTTTCCGGCGGAAGCAAGGGCGACTGCTTTGCCGGTGGCGGCAGAACCCGTGAACGCCACAGCATCGACACCTGGATGACCGGCCGCCGCAGCACCCACGACGCTACCGAGGCCCGACACGAAGTTGAAGACGCCGGGCGGCAGGTCCGCGTCGACAAAGCATCGAGCGAGCTCGGAGGCAACAAGCGCCGTTGCAGGTGCGGGCACCGACAACACGGCGTTTCCTGTCACGAGTGCAGGGAAGAGGTTGGCGGCCATCATCGTCAGCGGGTAATTCCAGGGCTGGATTGAGACTGCGACGCCCCTCGCCACGCGGTAAACGAGTACGCGTTTGTTGGCGTCCATGGAGGCAGGCATCGATCCCTCGAGGGCCTTCGCGGCCTCCATGGAGACGTTGAACATGGCGAGAACTTCATCGATCTCAGCTAAGGCCTCCGTTTCGTACACTTTGCCTTGTTCGAGAGTGAGAAGGCTTGCGAGCGCTTCGCGTCTCGCCCGGACGATGTCATGAACGCGCTGGAGTGCCTCCACCCGCTGAAAGACGGAGAGGGCGGCCCACGACGGTTGGGCAGAGCGTGCCGCGGCAACGGCGTTGTCGACATCACTGGGCGAGGAAAGGGAGTACGAACCCAGAATCTCGCCTGTCACCGGGCTTCTATTCTGCTCCCGATCGCCGGTCTGCGATTCGCGGAAGCTGCCGCCGATGAAATTCTTGGCATAAACCGTTTCTGGGTGGTTGAACATGAAGCATTCTCCTCGCAGCAAATCTGACGCCATCCGTCCGGAGGTCTGATGATCGCCAGCATCGATATTTTGCTCAATGCTCACACCTCAACTCGCCGAGCACGATGTGTGAAACAACAAGTCCGGGCGCGACTTTACTCATTTATCACGAGCACACAGGCGGAGCGTGTCTGCGACAGTGGGCCAGAAGCGGCCGGCTCGCTGTGCCGGTCCTGTGTGGGTTTCCAATTCCGCACGCTGAGAATCGGTCGATCTGCGGTCCTCCACCGGCTTGGGCGGGAGGGGCAAGCCGTACATTCTGGCGAATCGACGCTGACCGTTCAATGGTGAAGGGAGCGACATGGATCTTGTGAGCAGACGAACTGGTGCTCGGACGAAGGACGACCCAGCGACCACCGGTGGCCTCCAACGCGCCTCAGGCTCGGATATCGCCGTAGAGGTAGAGCAGGTCTCGAAATCGTATGACGCAAACCACGCGCTTTCAAACGTTTCGCTCAGGGTGCGACGTGGAACGGTCCACGCGCTCCTTGGCGGCAACGGATCTGGCAAGTCCACGCTCATAAAATGCTTAGCCGGAGTCGTGACCGCAGATGGAGGAACCTTCCGGTCTCCGCAGGGGCAATGGGACGCGACATCACAGACGCCCGAACTGGCGACTTCGCGTCTGTTCCGCTTCGTGCATCAACAGAACACGACATTCGCAGATCTCAGCGTCGCCGAGAATATCGGAATCGATGGACATTTCTCTCGGGGGGCGCTACAGCAGATCGACTGGCGCGCGCAGCGGCGAAAGGTCGGTGAGATACTCAAGCGATTCAACATTCCTGCTCAACCGGATGACCTCATGGAGAATCTCAGCCCGGCAGTGCAGATGATGGTCGCGATCACCCGAGCGATGCAAGACGTCGACGGGGCGTCCGGGGGCGTTCTCGTTCTTGATGAACCGACGGCTTCGCTGCCTAAGAACGAGGTTGAGTTTCTCCTCACATCGATCCGCCAGCTCGCTGCGTCCGGTCTGTCGATACTCTTGGTGACGCACCGCCTCGTCGAGGTGGAACAAGTTTGCGACGAGGCGACGGTGCTCCGCGATGGACAGGTGGTAGCTCGCCTGGGTCGAGATGATTTGAGCCAAGACAAGCTTGTCCAGGCAATCACAGGGGCTTCCGCTTCTGCGCACGAGGCGCGCTCCGTCAATAACCGATCCGGTACCGTGCTCAGCTATGTGCCGGACGACGGTTCCCTACCGCTCGTGCTCCGCGCCGGCGAATGCGTGGGCGTCGCCGGCTTGTTGTCGTCCGGGCGAAGCAATCTGCTGAAGCGAATCTTCGGGGCTTTGCCCCGCGGCGGCGACAAACTCACGGTGCGCGGTGTCGACGTCCCGCCCGGCCATCCCTGGCAGGCGATGCAGGCTGGTATCGCGCTCGTGCCGGAAGACCGATCGGCGGAGGCAATCTTCGGCGACCTGGACCTGATACAAAATCTTTCGGTTGCTCATTTGAGCGCTCACCAGCGTGGTCTTTTTTTCGTCAGTGGTGCTTCCGAACGTCATGCGGCGAGCGAGTTGCTTTCCTCCTTCGGGGTGAAGGCACCCTCCGCGGAAGTGCCGATCTCGGCATTGTCAGGCGGCAACCAGCAGAAGGTGATGATCGCCCGGTGGATGCAGCGTCTGCCTGCCGTCCTTCTGTTGGACGAGCCCACCCAAGGCATTGACGTTGGAGCCCGCGCGGAAATCCACCGCCTCATCGATCACGCTACGCGGGAGGGGCTGGCCGTCCTCTTCGTCTCTTGTGATTTCGAAGAGCTAGCGCACGTGAGCGACAGGGTTGTCGTAATCCATGAAGGACGAGTCGTCGACGAAGTGCCTAGCGGCCCTATCGACGAGGAGGACTTGTATCAGAAGGTCTTTGCGAAGGAGAACATCCATGGTTGACGTGAACGCGGTCAGCACAACGAATCTTGTGCCCACGGATCCGGTGGTTAGTGACGTCCCCAAGCCGCCACAGGCCGGGAAGTCCACTCGGCACGGATTCACGAAGATTTTGGAGGCCAACGCGCTTCTGCTGTTGACGATAGCATTTGCCGTCTTCTTCAGCCTCTGGCCGCGAACGTCCGACATGTTCTTCACAATGGAGAACATCGGGATTCTTCTGTCAGGGCAGGCGGTTGTCGGCATTGTCTCTATCGGCGTGCTGTTGCCGCTGATCACTCAAGAGTTTGATCTTTCCGTCGGGTCCAATGCGGCGCTCTCGGCCGTGCTCGTAACGATGATGGTTTCCTCCGGTGTCCCGGTCGGCGTTGCGGTGCTGGGAGGGCTGGTGACAGGCCTGCTCATCGGCCTTTTCAACGTTGGCATCGTGAACGTCGTGGGGATCACCGGGATCATAGCGACGCTGGGTTCCTCGACGATCCTCGTCGGCATTCTGACCCACGTCACAGGCGGATTAGCACTTACGAGCAAGATCCCGCCCGCGTTCACAACGGTTGGCAACGGCAATCTGTTCGGAATCCCGATCATCTTCATGATCCTCATCGGAGTGGCGGCGATCGCATATTTCTTCCTGGAGCACACCCCTTTCGGCCGACAGCTCTATGCGTCTGGGTCGAACCCCGCTGCCGCGAAGCTCGTCGGTATCGACATCAAGCGAATGAAAGCAATCGCATTTGTTGCTTGTGGCGTGCTCGCCGCGATTGGGGGCATCCTCTATGTCACGAGAGCCGGCGGCGCGAGCCCCAAGATTGCGACCGTGTTCCTCATGCCCGCCATAGCGGCGGCATTTCTTAGCGCGGCGGCCGTGAAACCTGGGCGCTACAACGTGTGGGGCACCATCGTAGCGATCTACTTCCTGGCGGTTCTCAACAATGGGTTGAGCCTCGCTGGAGCGCCGGCATACGTTTCCGACTACTCGAACGGTGCCGCGTTGATTCTCGGTGTGGCTGTGGCGGTCGTGATCCGTCGCAGGCGGGACGGAGCGAGGGCATGACCGAGTCGAGAAAGCGTCACAGCAGCAGCATGCGAGGCACCGGACAGGCGAGAAAGAGCCGGACGCTCCCGGCGAACATGACACCGGCCCAGCGCGACCTCTTTGACAAGATCGCGAAAGGATCACGAAGTAGTGAGTCGGCGTTTCCGCTGACGAACGCCGACGGCGGGCTGGAGGGTCCGTTCGACGCGATGCTGTTGGTCCCTGGTATCGGCGACGCGCTCCAATGCCTCGGGGCGGCGCTTCGGTTCAGAGGCGGTCTGAGCGACCGTGCTCGGGAGATAACGATCCTCCTAGTGGCGCATCATCATGGCAGCGCTTTCGAAATCTACGCCCACGAAGCGGTTGGTCGGCGTATCGGACTCACAGAGGGCGATCTCGAAGATATCGCGCAGGGGCGAGAGCCGCGTAGCGCGGATGCGTACGAATCGGCAATCGCGCACCTCGCCACACAGCTATTGAGGACTGGCGATCTCGACGACGAGTCCTATGCTGCGGCCGCGGAGACACTCGGAGAAGCCGTCATCTTCGAGGTGACCACCGTCGTCGGCTACTACTCGCTCTTGGCCACTCAACTGCGGGTCTTCCGCGTCTAGCGGAGCGAAGCGCTGGCGTGCTGGCCGGGCCGAATCGCTTCCGTGGGGCCGCGCGATCAATTCACTCCGGCCGCGAGTCGGAGGATCCCCAAAAACCGCTGCCAAACGTTGAAGCCGAGACTATGCCCTGCTCTGGCGCCAGCGTACAAACTGGCCCTTACCCGGGCCAAGAGAGAAAGCTGCCAACGGAATGACGATCTTCCAACTAGATGATATTGACGCCGAGATTGCCAGCGCGGTCCGCGACCAGTGCAAGCCGTTCGACGATGCGTATTGGTCTGAATGCGAGCGGACCAAGACCTACCCGAATGAGTTCTTTGACTCCATGGCGAAAGGGGGGTGGCTCGGGTTGACGATCCCGGAGGAATTCGGGGGCGGGGGCCAGGGCACTCGCCAGGGCGCCGTGATGCTCCACGAGATCGGTGCTTCCGGCGCCGCTGAGGTGGGCTGTGTCGTCACACACAACCCTATGTTCGCCGCCGAGCCCATCGTGAAGTTCGGTAGCGACGATCTCAAAAACGCTGTACTTCCGGGTATTGCAGCCGGTGACCTCAAGATCGCGTTTGCGGTGACGGAGCCGAACGCGGGATTGGACACTTCTAAGATCTCGACGACGGCCACGCCGACCGCTGATGGCTACGTGCTCAATGGTCAGAAAATTTACATCACTCAGGCGGATGTCGCAGATGTTGCTCTGGTTCTGGTCCGCACAGCTCCTGCCGACGAGTCGTCCCGCTTTTCGGGCTTGAGTTTGTTCCTCGTCGATTTGAAGGACGTACCTGGCGTCGATATCCGGCCCATTGAGAAGCACGGCATGAACGCGATCAACAGCTGCGAGGTGTTTTTCGAGGATGCACCGGTTCCCGCCGAGCGTCTCATCGGTGAGCCGGGACAGGGATTCCGCTACATCGTCGATGCGCTCAACCGAGAGCGCCTCGTTATGTCCGCAGAAGCGATTGGCATCGGACGCGCCGCGCTAAGGCACGCCGTCAAGTACGCGACAGACCGCGTCGTGTTCGAGAGACCTATCGGAGCCAACCAGGCGATCAGTCACCCGCTCGCCCTGGCATCGGTTCGCCTTGACTCCGCATGGTCGTATCTGATGCACGCCATGGACGCTTATGACGACGGCGTTTCGCTACGCACGGAGGGAAATGTGGCCTACTTCCTAGCAGTCGAAGCAGGCTGGTTGGCGACCGATACGGCCATACAGACATTGGGTGGGATGGGCTACACGCGCGAGGGGCAAGTTGAGCGCTACGCGCGAGAGATGCGAGTGCTACGCCTGTCGCCAGTGACCCCGCACATGCTGCTTAATAGCGTTGCGCAGGCCGGGCTACGTCTGCCCCGCTCATACTGACGGACCGAAGGGGACCCGAATTGAACATCGCAGAGCTCGTCGCCGAGAAGACGAAGGGAGCACCGGACCGCCTGGCCCTTGTGCTTGGGAGCCGCGAGGTGACCTACCTCGAACTCGATACCCTCGCGGCAAAGATTGGCGCGTGGCTCATCGGGCAAGGTGTGAAGCCGCGAGACTCCGTACTCTTCTACTCCACGAACAGTATCGAATTCCTCGCGACATATTTGGGTACAGCCCGAATAGGCGCTGTGTTCGCGCCCGCTCACCCGAGCTTTCAGCGCGAAGAATTGTCCTACGTCGCCACGAATGCCGAGCCGGCGATTGCTTTCGTCTCCGCTGACCTCGCGAACGACTTCGAGCGGTTCGCGCGGACGATTCCAGAGCTTCCAGCCAAGGTGGTGGTGGTGGGGGAGAGCAGTGGACGTCGATGGACCAGTTTCGATGACATTGTGGCGAGTGTCGGCAACGCCGCCATCGTTGATCTTCCCGCAGACTGGCCAGTCCTGATCTCGTACACGTCCGGTAGCACCTCGACGCCGAAGCCCGTCTTGCGCAGTCATGGTGCCGAATTGTGGAGCGCACGCTCGTACGCGAAGGTGTTCGACTACCGGGCGGAGGATAGGGCGCTCATCGCCCTACCGCTCTCCTGGGTGTATGGACTTTCCACCACAACCAGCGCGCTCCTCGCAGCCGGCGCGACGGTCGTCCTTCTTCCAAAATTCAATCCGGTACATGTCCTCAACGAGATCGAGCGGTCGAAGATCACGCTCTTTTCGGGATCCAACACGATGTTTGTAAAATTGCTCGAGGTCTATCGCGAGAAGCCATCCAATTTGAGTACCCTTCGCCACTGCTATACCGGTGCGGAACCGATTAACCGCCTGGTGACCGACGAGTTCGAACGGTTAATCGGCTCCCGAATCTGGGAAGGGTATGCGGCCACCGAGGCGTTTCCGGTGCTTGCCACGATGCCAGAGGTAGACAGCGAAGCTCCACGCGAGACATGCGGTCAGCTCGTTCCCGGTGCGCAGATCCGACTGGTCGACTCGGACGGTCGCCCCGTGCCGGAGGGCGAGATAGGGGAGGCACAGTTCACCTGCCCTGGGCGAATGCTGGAGTACTACAAGCATCCGGATCTCACCAGTGAGCGTTTGACCCGCGACGGCTGGGTTCGCAGCGGCGACCTGCTCCGGAGGGATCAGGACGGTTACTACTTCGTCGTGGGGCGCTTGAATGACATGATCATTCGTGGTGGAGCGAACATCGCACCGCCCGAGGTTGAAGCCGCCCTCATCGGGCTCGACGGTGTCGTGGACGCGACCGTCGTCTCCATCCCGGACCAGTCGTATGGTGAGGCCGTCGTCGCATTTGTATCTACGGATGGCACTCCAACCAACTCAGCGAAACTGAGCGCTCAACTCAGAGACCGGTTGGCGGTGTACAAAATTCCGACGCTGTTCTTCGTCGACATCCCGTTGCCGAGTGGCGGGAACGGGAAGCTCAACAGGCGCGCCGTGGCGGCGCTCGCCCTGAAGCTTTCCGCGAGCGAGTCACAGCCCGTCTGACACGACACCATGGACTCCCCGGCGAATTGGTCTTTCTACTAGGTCCCGGTTGGGCCCTTCGGCGATAAATTCAGGACAGTTTGCGGGCCCGCGGGAGCGGTACCGGATTGACCGCATATACAGAGAGGTGTACGCAATGAATCAATCGGTGGATCACTACGATTCGATTGTCGTCGGCGGCGGCTTGGCCGGCCTGATCGCGGCGCGGGAACTGAGTCAGGCGGGTCTGAGGACGCTGCTCGTCGAGGCACGCGACAGGCTTGGAGGACGTACAAACACGGCCGACTTCGCAGGACAGCCCATCGAGACGGGTGGCACCTACTGGGACCCGGACCGTGAACCGCTCGCTCGGGAGGAATTCACGAAATACAACCTGCCTATCCGATACACAAAGGATCAGGTGGCATTTCGTACTCGCTTGAACGGCAAGACCTACGAAGAAGCGTTTCCATTCGACCAGGTCGAGGACCTTATTCGGGTCGCATACCGCGCAATACACGAATCTCACCGAATCGATTTCGAGAAGGACAACTGGGTCGATGACGTAAAAGACCTCGACATTCCCTTCAGCGAGTGGCTCGCTGGCATCGAGCTTCCGCGCGAGACCTGGGAGTACGCGACCGCATGGGTGGAAATCTACGGGGGAAATCTGACCCACAATATTTCCGCCGCAGACATCATTGGTCCTTATATCGCGGGCATGAACAACAGCCCCTGGTCGTGGTACGCCGGTGTGTCACACGAAATCGAAGGCGGGTCCAAGCTCTATCGCCAGGCAATCATCGATGATTCACCGGGCCTCGTAATCAAATTGAACACGCCCATTGTCCGAGTCGAGCAGGACGCCAACGGGGTCCAGCTCACGTCTCGGTCGGGAGAGGTGTTCACAGCCGACGATGTCGTGTGGGCTACGCCGTTGAACACGTGGTCCGACGTCGAGTTCACCCCGGCTCTCTGCCCGGCGAAGACGGCCGCCGCACAGGAGAAGCACGTGGGCAAGCAGCACAAGCTGTGGATGCGCGTGAGGAACGTCCCGGTGGGGATTTACAGCATCTCGCACGAACTGGCGTTCAAGATGCTCCTCCACCATGCGACGCTGGACAACGGTGAGACCCTGATCTTCGCGATGACCGAGCACACGCAGCTGAATGTGGATGACATCGAGGCGGTTCAACGTGAGCTGCGTAAGCTCGCGCCAGAGGCGGAAGTTCTGGAAACGTTCTACGAGAACTGGCTGGACTCGGAGTTTTCGCAGGGGACGTGGATGGTTTCGCGTCCTGGCTTCCTCACCAACTACTTCGGCGACCTGGATAAGCCAGAAGGTCGGCTGCGGTTCGCTGGAGCGGACGTGGACAAGCGGTGGACAGGACGAATGGTCGGTTGCATCTCCAGCGGCAAAGCTGCTGCCGAGCAGATCGTCACGAGTCGACAGGGCGTTCCCGTCGGCTGACTCGCTCGGCCCCGCTTGAGGAGTTCGAGGGATATTCGTCGTCACTTCTGATGACCCGAAAACGTCGCTGTGTGCGGCGACACCAGGCACCGGGCGCGCATTGCGCCCGGTGCGCTACTTCAATGAGGAAGATGGCGATATATGAATATCTTGTCGAGATGGGCTGCGCTCCGGGTGGGCGTCGTCCTTGGCGCGTCTGCCCTGCTGCTCAGCGGTTGCTCCGGCACGGAGGCGACAACAACCACCAGCGCTGAAACTGACCCGGAAATAGTTGAGCAGTCGCGCCTGGCTGTCGAAGCAGCGTATGAGGCTGCTTCTGCGGTACCTCCGTCGGATGGACCACCGGCGGCGGAAGACGTTCGGTTGTTCTTTGTCACCGCCCTGGGTTCTGCGACGGGCGCCCGAAGCGCGAAAGTAGTGGAGGAAGTAACGGAGAAGCTCGGCTGGGACGTGCGTATCTTTGATAGCAAATTCGATCCCGATACTCAGCAAGAGGGCATGCGCCAAGCAATCTCCTGGGGCGCTGACGCAATTCTGCTTTTCGGCATGGATTGCCCAGGAAATGAGAGTCCGCTCCAGCAGTTGCGTGAGGCAGGGATTACGATCGTTGCGTTCTCGTCGGTCGATTGTAGCGAGGTCGATGCTGGTGCAGAGTCAATGTTCGACGGGGTTCCGTCCTACCCCGGGGCCTCCACACCTCGCGAGAACTTCTTGCGGCGGGGAGCCGCTCAGGCGGACTGGGTCATCGCGAACTCTGGAGGCACCGCCCAGGTCATAGAATTGCCGGTCCCTGACTTCCGGGAGACAGCGGCATTCCAGGAGGGCTTCGAGACTCGCCTTGCTGAGTGCGCGGGGTGCGAGATCGTCGAGGTGATCCCAATCGGCGTCGAAGACTTCGGCCCGGAAATTCAGGATAAGACGGTCCAGGCCTTGGTGCGGTATCCGTCCGCCGACTACATCGTTGCCGCATACGACGAGCTCATCAATTATGGTGTGGCAAGTGCGGTGATGAACTCCGACCGGAGTGACGAAATCCAGGTCGTTGCGGGGAATGGAGATCCTGCGAACATGGAACTGGTTCGGAACGGCGAGGGCCAGCATGCTGGCTTCGGATATGACGTCGATTGGGAGGTCTTCGCTTCTATCGACGTCGTGAGCCGGCTCATGCAGGGCGAAGCGCCCGGGGTGGTTGGACCACCCATCGTGCTCTTCGACACGGAGCACAACGTGCCGGAAACGGGTGGGTACAAGAGCCTGGGCGATTTCCGCTCAGTCTTCTATTCCATCTGGCTCGACGGGCGTTGATTACCCAGGAACAGGCGGGGGCTGTAGTCCCCGCCTGTTCTCGTGGTTGCTGTGATCTTCTCTCACACGAGGTGGGTTTCCTTGAGAACCCGGAGCTGAGCGTTTTCCAACCCAAGGGCGATGACCCGCTGGAGAACCGGCCACGTCGAACCCATTCGCACCGCCGCGTAAGAGTTTCTGTCACCGTTCGCGCGGCGACTCCACGTCGCCCAGCTCAGACACAACCTCAGGAGCGAAAGTGCCAGGATCGATGACCGCTCCGAAGGGGTGAGCGGCAAGACCGTCTGGTATCCGTTCACCGTTGCGATCAGCGCACCAACAGGATCGCGGTGGTCGACCATGGCGTACCCCGCTGCGATGGCAATGTCCGCAACACGAATAGTCTCCTCAGCGTCGTCGAAATCGATAACGCCTATCACCAAGTCATTGTCGAACGGGTCGGCGAGGACGTTGTAGGGATTGAGGTCCTGGTGGACGACGCTCCTCGGCAGCTCGTCCAGGAGCGCCACAACATGACGCTTGTGAAACTCGCTGACTTCGCCAATAAGACTGGCTTCAACCCCGAGAGGCAAGCCATCAAGCACCTCGCTAAGCGAGACGTGGGTTCGAGCGAGCGACCAGAAGTGTTCTCCGCTACCTCCGGCGCCCACCCCTTCCAAAGCCTGGGTGAGTCGGGCTGAGAGCCGGCCGAGGCTGTTAAGGAAGTGATCCGAGTAGCGCGGCACGTCGGACATGAGGATGCCCTCGACCCAAGTGAAGAGTCGGAGGGTGCCCTGAGCGCTCCCATCGGTGATTCGCGTTGTCGTCTCGCCGTTCGTCGTCCGTACGAGACGGGGCGTTGCGAACTCGAGCCTGGCGGCCGCTACTCGATCGACGAGAAGCCCCTGCCACTCCAGGGCCAAGGGGTCGACGCTGAGGGGTGCAAGCTTGGCGATGTATTTGCGTCCCGCGTCATCCGTCAAGGCCACGTTGAGATAGGTCTCACCGACGATCGCTCGGATCACCGAGAATCGTCGACCGAAGCGTTCCGAAGATACCTGGGCAACGAGCAGGGC
This Salinibacterium sp. ZJ450 DNA region includes the following protein-coding sequences:
- a CDS encoding NAD(P)/FAD-dependent oxidoreductase, with translation MNQSVDHYDSIVVGGGLAGLIAARELSQAGLRTLLVEARDRLGGRTNTADFAGQPIETGGTYWDPDREPLAREEFTKYNLPIRYTKDQVAFRTRLNGKTYEEAFPFDQVEDLIRVAYRAIHESHRIDFEKDNWVDDVKDLDIPFSEWLAGIELPRETWEYATAWVEIYGGNLTHNISAADIIGPYIAGMNNSPWSWYAGVSHEIEGGSKLYRQAIIDDSPGLVIKLNTPIVRVEQDANGVQLTSRSGEVFTADDVVWATPLNTWSDVEFTPALCPAKTAAAQEKHVGKQHKLWMRVRNVPVGIYSISHELAFKMLLHHATLDNGETLIFAMTEHTQLNVDDIEAVQRELRKLAPEAEVLETFYENWLDSEFSQGTWMVSRPGFLTNYFGDLDKPEGRLRFAGADVDKRWTGRMVGCISSGKAAAEQIVTSRQGVPVG
- a CDS encoding acyl-CoA dehydrogenase family protein, yielding MTIFQLDDIDAEIASAVRDQCKPFDDAYWSECERTKTYPNEFFDSMAKGGWLGLTIPEEFGGGGQGTRQGAVMLHEIGASGAAEVGCVVTHNPMFAAEPIVKFGSDDLKNAVLPGIAAGDLKIAFAVTEPNAGLDTSKISTTATPTADGYVLNGQKIYITQADVADVALVLVRTAPADESSRFSGLSLFLVDLKDVPGVDIRPIEKHGMNAINSCEVFFEDAPVPAERLIGEPGQGFRYIVDALNRERLVMSAEAIGIGRAALRHAVKYATDRVVFERPIGANQAISHPLALASVRLDSAWSYLMHAMDAYDDGVSLRTEGNVAYFLAVEAGWLATDTAIQTLGGMGYTREGQVERYAREMRVLRLSPVTPHMLLNSVAQAGLRLPRSY
- a CDS encoding class I adenylate-forming enzyme family protein, giving the protein MNIAELVAEKTKGAPDRLALVLGSREVTYLELDTLAAKIGAWLIGQGVKPRDSVLFYSTNSIEFLATYLGTARIGAVFAPAHPSFQREELSYVATNAEPAIAFVSADLANDFERFARTIPELPAKVVVVGESSGRRWTSFDDIVASVGNAAIVDLPADWPVLISYTSGSTSTPKPVLRSHGAELWSARSYAKVFDYRAEDRALIALPLSWVYGLSTTTSALLAAGATVVLLPKFNPVHVLNEIERSKITLFSGSNTMFVKLLEVYREKPSNLSTLRHCYTGAEPINRLVTDEFERLIGSRIWEGYAATEAFPVLATMPEVDSEAPRETCGQLVPGAQIRLVDSDGRPVPEGEIGEAQFTCPGRMLEYYKHPDLTSERLTRDGWVRSGDLLRRDQDGYYFVVGRLNDMIIRGGANIAPPEVEAALIGLDGVVDATVVSIPDQSYGEAVVAFVSTDGTPTNSAKLSAQLRDRLAVYKIPTLFFVDIPLPSGGNGKLNRRAVAALALKLSASESQPV
- a CDS encoding substrate-binding domain-containing protein translates to MNILSRWAALRVGVVLGASALLLSGCSGTEATTTTSAETDPEIVEQSRLAVEAAYEAASAVPPSDGPPAAEDVRLFFVTALGSATGARSAKVVEEVTEKLGWDVRIFDSKFDPDTQQEGMRQAISWGADAILLFGMDCPGNESPLQQLREAGITIVAFSSVDCSEVDAGAESMFDGVPSYPGASTPRENFLRRGAAQADWVIANSGGTAQVIELPVPDFRETAAFQEGFETRLAECAGCEIVEVIPIGVEDFGPEIQDKTVQALVRYPSADYIVAAYDELINYGVASAVMNSDRSDEIQVVAGNGDPANMELVRNGEGQHAGFGYDVDWEVFASIDVVSRLMQGEAPGVVGPPIVLFDTEHNVPETGGYKSLGDFRSVFYSIWLDGR